The Novosphingobium sp. Gsoil 351 genome contains the following window.
GGCAGCGAGGTTCCTGTGAATCAGGGGCGCGCCAGCACCGCGAACCGCGCCGCTTGCACAAACGTTGCCAGCTTGCGCGCGCGGGTCTCTTCAGCCTGATAATCCCAACCCCACTGTTCGGCCTGCCAGTCTTCCTCGAGGTTGCTGGCGGTGAACAGCGTTTCCGCATCCGCGCCGGGTTCAAGCGCGGCGAGACCAATTACGAGCGAGGCGGCGAGGCTGGAGAGCGTTTGCAACGCAGCGAGCGTGAACGGGTCCAGCGCTTCGAGGCGAGCCTGCAAAGTGTTCAGTGTCGCTGCCGGTTGGGGCCGGTGAAGGATACCCACAACCCGCTCGAACCGCACGCGATGTGCGGCTTCGGCGGCGTTGAGCAGCGGTTCCCAGATTGCCCGTTGGCGCGCGGCGAGGGGCTCGTCGGGCTCGGCGCGGTAACACAGCGTCTCTCCCTGGGCGTAGGCGAGGATGCGGCGGATCGCATCGCCGGGTTCCGCCGATACGATGTCGATCGCATAGTCGGCCATGTCGCGCAGGCCGAACCCGGCGGGGCTTACCTCGTCCGGCTGGACGCGCCATTCGTCGGCCAGGGCCTCGCCTAGCGCGCGCGTGGGTACGACTTGCGCTCTCCCTTGCGCG
Protein-coding sequences here:
- a CDS encoding ATP12 family chaperone protein; its protein translation is MRRFWREVSVEPADTGWQVALDGRMVKTAQGRAQVVPTRALGEALADEWRVQPDEVSPAGFGLRDMADYAIDIVSAEPGDAIRRILAYAQGETLCYRAEPDEPLAARQRAIWEPLLNAAEAAHRVRFERVVGILHRPQPAATLNTLQARLEALDPFTLAALQTLSSLAASLVIGLAALEPGADAETLFTASNLEEDWQAEQWGWDYQAEETRARKLATFVQAARFAVLARP